A DNA window from Ctenopharyngodon idella isolate HZGC_01 chromosome 10, HZGC01, whole genome shotgun sequence contains the following coding sequences:
- the si:ch73-63e15.2 gene encoding protein strawberry notch homolog 2 isoform X3, protein MHTDLFPNGPSDFDFDFPGLDLSRNGDLFQDLDDLQIFSPTTDSLSVYTNSDIIRTDMAPNVPTIWDIKTPASVQEVNSNRFQGLNSLDDITAIINTPPIGSYQRPQTQPEEEEEVEVEEAEELGHVDTYADYRPSKSKIGISHPDRVVETNTLSSVPPPDITYTLSIPETTINGGLLSALQLEAIIYACQQHEVILQNNQRAGFLIGDGAGVGKGRTVAGIILENFLKGRKKALWFSVSNDLKYDAERDLQDINAPNIQVHALNKIKYGDTATSEGVLFATYSALIGESQAGGQHRTRLKQILDWCEPGFDGVIIFDECHKAKNATSTKMGKAVLDLQNKLPLARVVYASATGASEPKNMIYMSRLGIWGEGTPFRTFDDFLHTIEKRGVGAMEIVAMDMKVSGMYIARQLSFSGVSFRIEEISLDDDFKLVYNKAANLWAEALAVFMQAADELCMSSRKSLWGQFWSSHQRFFKYLCIAAKVRCLVELAKKELEAGKCVVIGLQSTGEARTREVLDENDGRLDRFVSAAEGVFQSLVLKHFPSEKQRREKGAGNKRKRKPRGRQPKQPRHGTDVAGVINISDDSSTESDAMDSDSNSSPDSVQDNSDDVIFVDQTSYQMARLEEMKQGLLNKIAELGKELPLNTLDELIDKFGGPEKVSEMTGRKGRVVRRPDGTVQYESRAEQGHTIDQINIKEKDRFMNGEKLVAIISEAASSGISLQADRRVKNQRRRVHMTLELPWSADRAIQQFGRTHRSNQVTAPEYIFLISELAGERRFASIVAKRLESLGALTHGDRRATESRDLSKYNFENKYGTKALDKITKAILGQIESKVPPPKDYPGGDFMFFRDMKHGMKDVGMLCTQSRLGINTEKDCNITKFLNRILGLEVHKQNSLFQYFTDNFDYLIEKDKKEGKYDMGILDLAPGNDQIYEETQEKFLTAGNPQDGQVIMYKISVDRGMPWLEALQKVQTLSNPDEGFYLSHKLRGNYPCVLLAVQGREHNMIIYKPNIGKQAQMESLDKLQQKYHKVTPEEAQDSWENQFTFSFKKCSHANWNGRCKKIEEGQECLMGTRLRQYHMLCGALLRVWKRVSDVVADITNSSILQIVRLKTKDSNKQVGIKIPETCVSKVRQELLRMDAEVKQRRREKEQQAQEQRQAEERQRLMVQHQQQEFLSNLFTQSLPAPSLPSLPTPYISFSSFPSLKNPLEEILDLTVHSSSPSSQVSTQTALGIDNLTGPPEPSVDDFNLEAFIQEHQQQQPQQESQSTQESSPARDTDLLDMLLSLNSFIPTSSQNVPASSSLDAPLSVPMVLSSSFSSSLSQFTPTLTPSSTSSSSSSSFSLPPTDQNMLPLPNSHCSSEAIINVREVLNSMLQSGTEPRQSVIQYQQPE, encoded by the exons ATGCACACGGATTTGTTTCCCAATGGCCCCAGTGACTTCGACTTCGACTTCCCCGGCTTGGATCTCTCTCGGAATGGAGACCTCTTTCAG GACCTAGATGATCTGCAAATCTTCTCCCCTACGACCGACTCCTTATCCGTCTACACCAATTCTGACATCATCAGGACTGACATGGCACCTAATGTACCCACAATATGGGACATCAAAACACCAGCATCAGTCCAAGAG GTGAATTCTAACAGGTTTCAAGGTTTAAACTCTTTGGATGACATCACTGCTATAATTAATACACCACCCATAGGAAGTTATCAG AGACCCCAAACACAGccagaagaggaagaggaagtcGAGGTGGAGGAGGCAGAAGAGCTGGGTCATGTTGACACCTATGCAGACTACAGGCCCTCTAAAT CCAAGATAGGAATATCCCACCCAGATCGAGTGGTCGAAACCAACACTTTATCCAGCGTCCCTCCTCCAGATATCACCTACACCCTGTCCATCCCAGAGACCACCATAAATGGCGGCCTGCTATCTGCTTTGCAGCTGGAGGCCATCATCTATGCCTGCCAG CAACATGAAGTGATTCTGCAGAACAACCAGCGGGCCGGATTCCTCATTGGGGACGGCGCTGGAGTGGGCAAAGGCCGCACAGTGGCTGGCATCATTTTAGAAAACTTTTTAAAGGGAAGGAAGAAAGCACTATG GTTCAGCGTCTCAAATGACCTGAAATATGACGCAGAGAGAGATCTCCAAGACATCAATGCACCCAATATACAAGTGCATGCCTTGAATAAG ATAAAGTATGGAGACACAGCTACCTCAGAAGGGGTCCTGTTTGCGACCTACTCAGCACTGATTGGGGAGAGTCAGGCAGGCGGCCAACACCGTACGCGCCTGAAGCAGATCCTAGACTGGTGTGAGCCGGGTTTTGATGGAGTT ATTATATTTGATGAATGTCACAAAGCCAAAAATGCAACGTCCACAAAGATGGGCAAGGCCGTGCTGGATCTCCAGAACAAGTTACCGTTGGCCAGAGTGGTGTACGCCAGTGCCACAG GTGCCTCAGAGCCAAAGAACATGATCTACATGAGCCGTCTGGGAATCTGGGGAGAGGGAACCCCCTTTAGAACCTTTGACGACTTCCTCCACACCATTGAGAAGAG GGGTGTGGGGGCCATGGAGATCGTTGCAATGGATATGAAGGTCAGCGGGATGTACATTGCACGCCAACTCAGCTTCTCAGGAGTCTCTTTCCGCATAGAAGAGATCAGCTTGGATGATGATTTCAAACTTGTGTACAACAAAGCTGCTAATCTT TGGGCGGAAGCTTTGGCCGTGTTCATGCAGGCCGCTGACGAGCTCTGCATGAGCTCCAGGAAGTCCCTGTGGGGTCAGTTTTGGTCATCCCACCAGCGTTTCTTTAAATACCTCTGCATCGCCGCCAAGGTGCGCTGCCTGGTTGAACTGGCCAAAAAGGAGTTGGAAGCAGGGAAG TGTGTTGTGATAGGGTTGCAGTCAACAGGTGAGGCTCGAACCAGAGAAGTCCTCGACGAAAACGACGGACGCTTGGACAGATTTGTGTCTGCTGCCGA GGGTGTGTTTCAGTCTCTAGTCCTCAAACACTTTCCGTCAGAGAAGCAGAGGAGAGAAAAAGGAGCGGGGAACAAGAGGAAAC GTAAGCCACGGGGCCGACAGCCAAAGCAACCCCGACATGGCACTGATGTAGCTGGAGTTATCAACATCAGCGATGACAGCAGCACCGAGTCTGACGCCATGGACAGCGATTCCAACTCCTCACCTGACTCGGTCCAAGACAACAGTGATGATGTCATCTTTGTCGATCAAACTAGCTATCAAATGG CACGCTTAGAGGAGATGAAACAAGGACTTCTCAACAAGATCGCTGAGTTAGGAAAAGAACTACCTCTCAACACACTGGATGAGCTCATTGATAAATTTGGAGGTCCAGAAAAAGTATCAGAG ATGACAGGACGTAAAGGCCGAGTGGTGCGTCGGCCTGACGGCACTGTCCAATACGAGTCCCGCGCTGAGCAGGGCCACACCATCGACCAAATCAACATCAAAGAGAAAGATCGCTTCATGAATGGAGAGAAG CTGGTAGCCATCATATCAGAAGCGGCCAGTTCAGGGATCTCACTTCAGGCTGACAGAAGGGTGAAGAACCAGCGTCGAAGGGTTCACATGACCCTGGAGCTGCCTTGGAGTGCAGACAGGGCCATCCAGCAGTTTG GTCGCACTCATCGTTCTAACCAGGTCACGGCTCCAGAGTATATCTTCCTTATCTCTGAACTGGCAGGCGAGCGACGATTTGCATCCATTGTGGCAAAGAGGCTGGAGAGCCTG GGAGCTCTTACTCATGGTGACAGGAGGGCTACAGAGTCTAGAGACTTGAGCAAAtacaactttgaaaataaa TATGGCACCAAAGCTCTAGATAAGATTACCAAAGCCATCCTTGGTCAGATCGAAAGCAAGGTACCCCCTCCAAAGGACTATCCTGGTGGTGACTTCATGTTCTTCAGAG ATATGAAGCATGGTATGAAGGACGTAGGCATGCTGTGCACTCAATCACGCTTGGGCATCAACACTGAAAAAG ACTGCAATATCACCAAGTTCCTCAACCGGATCCTAGGCCTGGAGGTGCACAAACAGAACTCCCTCTTCCAGTATTTCACGGACAATTTCGACTACTTGATCGAAAAGGACAAGAAAGAGGGCAAATATGATATGGGAATACTGG ATCTGGCTCCAGGCAATGATCAGATCTACGAGGAGACACAGGAGAAGTTTCTGACTGCGGGAAACCCTCAAGATGGTCAAGTTATCATGTATAAG ATAAGTGTAGATCGAGGTATGCCATGGTTGGAGGCTCTCCAGAAGGTCCAAACTCTCAGCAACCCAGATGAAGGCTTCTACTTATCCCATAAA TTAAGAGGTAACTACCCATGCGTGCTGCTAGCTGTGCAGGGCCGGGAGCACAACATGATCATCTACAAACCAAACATTGGCAAGCAGGCCCAAATGGAAAGCCTTGATAAACTCCAACAAAAATACCACAAG GTCACACCAGAGGAGGCACAGGATAGCTGGGAAAACCAGTTCACTTTCTCCTTCAAGAAATGTAGCCATGCTAACTG GAATGGGAGATGCAAGAAGATAGAGGAGGGTCAGGAGTGCTTAATGGGCACTCGGTTGCGTCAGTACCACATGTTGTGCGGCGCTCTACTCCGTGTGTGGAAACGAGTATCTGATGTGGTTGCTGATATCACCAACTCCAGCATTCTGCAAATTGTCCGCCTCAAGACCAAAGACAGCAACAAACAAGTTG GTATAAAAATCCCAGAGACTTGCGTGTCAAAGGTGCGTCAGGAGTTGCTAAGGATGGATGCCGAGGTGAAGCAGCGACGCAGAGAGAAGGAGCAGCAAGCGCAAGAGCAGCGTCAGGCTGAGGAGCGTCAGAGGCTGATGGTGCAGCATCAGCAACAAGAGTTCTTGTCAAATTTATTCACCCAGTCTTTGCCAGCTCCCAGCCTGCCCAGCTTACCCACCCCTTACATCTCCTTCTCCTCATTTCCTTCCCTAAAAAACCCCTTGGAGGAAATCCTGGATCTGACAGTTCACAGTTCCTCTCCCTCCTCCCAAGTTAGCACTCAAACTGCCCTGGGTATAGACAACCTCACCGGGCCACCCGAACCTTCGGTGGATGACTTTAACCTTGAAGCCTTTATTCAAGAGCATCAGCAGCAACAACCACAGCAGGAGAGCCAGTCCACACAGGAAAGCAGTCCAGCACGGGACACCGACCTGCTAGACATGTTACTGTCCTTGAACTCATTTATACCAACTTCTAGTCAAAATGTCCCTGCCTCTTCCTCTTTAGATGCACCTTTGTCAGTACCCATGGTCTTGTCAAGTTCCTTCTCTTCTTCGTTGTCCCAATTCACTCCAACGCTCACACCATCCTCGACTTCTTCCTCGtcttcttcctctttctctctccccccTACAGACCAGAACATGCTCCCGTTACCGAACAGCCACTGCAgctctgaagccattataaatgTACGGGAAGTTTTGAACAGCATGCTGCAAAGTGGAACAGAACCACGCCAGTCCGTCATTCAGTACCAACAACCCGAGTGA
- the si:ch73-63e15.2 gene encoding protein strawberry notch homolog 2 isoform X4 — protein MIVTGPMSLMQFWTKFYAQLGRPPPKDLDDLQIFSPTTDSLSVYTNSDIIRTDMAPNVPTIWDIKTPASVQEVNSNRFQGLNSLDDITAIINTPPIGSYQRPQTQPEEEEEVEVEEAEELGHVDTYADYRPSKSKIGISHPDRVVETNTLSSVPPPDITYTLSIPETTINGGLLSALQLEAIIYACQQHEVILQNNQRAGFLIGDGAGVGKGRTVAGIILENFLKGRKKALWFSVSNDLKYDAERDLQDINAPNIQVHALNKIKYGDTATSEGVLFATYSALIGESQAGGQHRTRLKQILDWCEPGFDGVIIFDECHKAKNATSTKMGKAVLDLQNKLPLARVVYASATGASEPKNMIYMSRLGIWGEGTPFRTFDDFLHTIEKRGVGAMEIVAMDMKVSGMYIARQLSFSGVSFRIEEISLDDDFKLVYNKAANLWAEALAVFMQAADELCMSSRKSLWGQFWSSHQRFFKYLCIAAKVRCLVELAKKELEAGKCVVIGLQSTGEARTREVLDENDGRLDRFVSAAEGVFQSLVLKHFPSEKQRREKGAGNKRKRKPRGRQPKQPRHGTDVAGVINISDDSSTESDAMDSDSNSSPDSVQDNSDDVIFVDQTSYQMARLEEMKQGLLNKIAELGKELPLNTLDELIDKFGGPEKVSEMTGRKGRVVRRPDGTVQYESRAEQGHTIDQINIKEKDRFMNGEKLVAIISEAASSGISLQADRRVKNQRRRVHMTLELPWSADRAIQQFGRTHRSNQVTAPEYIFLISELAGERRFASIVAKRLESLGALTHGDRRATESRDLSKYNFENKYGTKALDKITKAILGQIESKVPPPKDYPGGDFMFFRDMKHGMKDVGMLCTQSRLGINTEKDCNITKFLNRILGLEVHKQNSLFQYFTDNFDYLIEKDKKEGKYDMGILDLAPGNDQIYEETQEKFLTAGNPQDGQVIMYKISVDRGMPWLEALQKVQTLSNPDEGFYLSHKLRGNYPCVLLAVQGREHNMIIYKPNIGKQAQMESLDKLQQKYHKVTPEEAQDSWENQFTFSFKKCSHANWNGRCKKIEEGQECLMGTRLRQYHMLCGALLRVWKRVSDVVADITNSSILQIVRLKTKDSNKQVGIKIPETCVSKVRQELLRMDAEVKQRRREKEQQAQEQRQAEERQRLMVQHQQQEFLSNLFTQSLPAPSLPSLPTPYISFSSFPSLKNPLEEILDLTVHSSSPSSQVSTQTALGIDNLTGPPEPSVDDFNLEAFIQEHQQQQPQQESQSTQESSPARDTDLLDMLLSLNSFIPTSSQNVPASSSLDAPLSVPMVLSSSFSSSLSQFTPTLTPSSTSSSSSSSFSLPPTDQNMLPLPNSHCSSEAIINVREVLNSMLQSGTEPRQSVIQYQQPE, from the exons ATGATAGTGACTGGACCCATGTCACTCATGCAGTTTTGGACTAAGTTTTATGCACAGCTGGGACGTCCTCCGCCCAAG GACCTAGATGATCTGCAAATCTTCTCCCCTACGACCGACTCCTTATCCGTCTACACCAATTCTGACATCATCAGGACTGACATGGCACCTAATGTACCCACAATATGGGACATCAAAACACCAGCATCAGTCCAAGAG GTGAATTCTAACAGGTTTCAAGGTTTAAACTCTTTGGATGACATCACTGCTATAATTAATACACCACCCATAGGAAGTTATCAG AGACCCCAAACACAGccagaagaggaagaggaagtcGAGGTGGAGGAGGCAGAAGAGCTGGGTCATGTTGACACCTATGCAGACTACAGGCCCTCTAAAT CCAAGATAGGAATATCCCACCCAGATCGAGTGGTCGAAACCAACACTTTATCCAGCGTCCCTCCTCCAGATATCACCTACACCCTGTCCATCCCAGAGACCACCATAAATGGCGGCCTGCTATCTGCTTTGCAGCTGGAGGCCATCATCTATGCCTGCCAG CAACATGAAGTGATTCTGCAGAACAACCAGCGGGCCGGATTCCTCATTGGGGACGGCGCTGGAGTGGGCAAAGGCCGCACAGTGGCTGGCATCATTTTAGAAAACTTTTTAAAGGGAAGGAAGAAAGCACTATG GTTCAGCGTCTCAAATGACCTGAAATATGACGCAGAGAGAGATCTCCAAGACATCAATGCACCCAATATACAAGTGCATGCCTTGAATAAG ATAAAGTATGGAGACACAGCTACCTCAGAAGGGGTCCTGTTTGCGACCTACTCAGCACTGATTGGGGAGAGTCAGGCAGGCGGCCAACACCGTACGCGCCTGAAGCAGATCCTAGACTGGTGTGAGCCGGGTTTTGATGGAGTT ATTATATTTGATGAATGTCACAAAGCCAAAAATGCAACGTCCACAAAGATGGGCAAGGCCGTGCTGGATCTCCAGAACAAGTTACCGTTGGCCAGAGTGGTGTACGCCAGTGCCACAG GTGCCTCAGAGCCAAAGAACATGATCTACATGAGCCGTCTGGGAATCTGGGGAGAGGGAACCCCCTTTAGAACCTTTGACGACTTCCTCCACACCATTGAGAAGAG GGGTGTGGGGGCCATGGAGATCGTTGCAATGGATATGAAGGTCAGCGGGATGTACATTGCACGCCAACTCAGCTTCTCAGGAGTCTCTTTCCGCATAGAAGAGATCAGCTTGGATGATGATTTCAAACTTGTGTACAACAAAGCTGCTAATCTT TGGGCGGAAGCTTTGGCCGTGTTCATGCAGGCCGCTGACGAGCTCTGCATGAGCTCCAGGAAGTCCCTGTGGGGTCAGTTTTGGTCATCCCACCAGCGTTTCTTTAAATACCTCTGCATCGCCGCCAAGGTGCGCTGCCTGGTTGAACTGGCCAAAAAGGAGTTGGAAGCAGGGAAG TGTGTTGTGATAGGGTTGCAGTCAACAGGTGAGGCTCGAACCAGAGAAGTCCTCGACGAAAACGACGGACGCTTGGACAGATTTGTGTCTGCTGCCGA GGGTGTGTTTCAGTCTCTAGTCCTCAAACACTTTCCGTCAGAGAAGCAGAGGAGAGAAAAAGGAGCGGGGAACAAGAGGAAAC GTAAGCCACGGGGCCGACAGCCAAAGCAACCCCGACATGGCACTGATGTAGCTGGAGTTATCAACATCAGCGATGACAGCAGCACCGAGTCTGACGCCATGGACAGCGATTCCAACTCCTCACCTGACTCGGTCCAAGACAACAGTGATGATGTCATCTTTGTCGATCAAACTAGCTATCAAATGG CACGCTTAGAGGAGATGAAACAAGGACTTCTCAACAAGATCGCTGAGTTAGGAAAAGAACTACCTCTCAACACACTGGATGAGCTCATTGATAAATTTGGAGGTCCAGAAAAAGTATCAGAG ATGACAGGACGTAAAGGCCGAGTGGTGCGTCGGCCTGACGGCACTGTCCAATACGAGTCCCGCGCTGAGCAGGGCCACACCATCGACCAAATCAACATCAAAGAGAAAGATCGCTTCATGAATGGAGAGAAG CTGGTAGCCATCATATCAGAAGCGGCCAGTTCAGGGATCTCACTTCAGGCTGACAGAAGGGTGAAGAACCAGCGTCGAAGGGTTCACATGACCCTGGAGCTGCCTTGGAGTGCAGACAGGGCCATCCAGCAGTTTG GTCGCACTCATCGTTCTAACCAGGTCACGGCTCCAGAGTATATCTTCCTTATCTCTGAACTGGCAGGCGAGCGACGATTTGCATCCATTGTGGCAAAGAGGCTGGAGAGCCTG GGAGCTCTTACTCATGGTGACAGGAGGGCTACAGAGTCTAGAGACTTGAGCAAAtacaactttgaaaataaa TATGGCACCAAAGCTCTAGATAAGATTACCAAAGCCATCCTTGGTCAGATCGAAAGCAAGGTACCCCCTCCAAAGGACTATCCTGGTGGTGACTTCATGTTCTTCAGAG ATATGAAGCATGGTATGAAGGACGTAGGCATGCTGTGCACTCAATCACGCTTGGGCATCAACACTGAAAAAG ACTGCAATATCACCAAGTTCCTCAACCGGATCCTAGGCCTGGAGGTGCACAAACAGAACTCCCTCTTCCAGTATTTCACGGACAATTTCGACTACTTGATCGAAAAGGACAAGAAAGAGGGCAAATATGATATGGGAATACTGG ATCTGGCTCCAGGCAATGATCAGATCTACGAGGAGACACAGGAGAAGTTTCTGACTGCGGGAAACCCTCAAGATGGTCAAGTTATCATGTATAAG ATAAGTGTAGATCGAGGTATGCCATGGTTGGAGGCTCTCCAGAAGGTCCAAACTCTCAGCAACCCAGATGAAGGCTTCTACTTATCCCATAAA TTAAGAGGTAACTACCCATGCGTGCTGCTAGCTGTGCAGGGCCGGGAGCACAACATGATCATCTACAAACCAAACATTGGCAAGCAGGCCCAAATGGAAAGCCTTGATAAACTCCAACAAAAATACCACAAG GTCACACCAGAGGAGGCACAGGATAGCTGGGAAAACCAGTTCACTTTCTCCTTCAAGAAATGTAGCCATGCTAACTG GAATGGGAGATGCAAGAAGATAGAGGAGGGTCAGGAGTGCTTAATGGGCACTCGGTTGCGTCAGTACCACATGTTGTGCGGCGCTCTACTCCGTGTGTGGAAACGAGTATCTGATGTGGTTGCTGATATCACCAACTCCAGCATTCTGCAAATTGTCCGCCTCAAGACCAAAGACAGCAACAAACAAGTTG GTATAAAAATCCCAGAGACTTGCGTGTCAAAGGTGCGTCAGGAGTTGCTAAGGATGGATGCCGAGGTGAAGCAGCGACGCAGAGAGAAGGAGCAGCAAGCGCAAGAGCAGCGTCAGGCTGAGGAGCGTCAGAGGCTGATGGTGCAGCATCAGCAACAAGAGTTCTTGTCAAATTTATTCACCCAGTCTTTGCCAGCTCCCAGCCTGCCCAGCTTACCCACCCCTTACATCTCCTTCTCCTCATTTCCTTCCCTAAAAAACCCCTTGGAGGAAATCCTGGATCTGACAGTTCACAGTTCCTCTCCCTCCTCCCAAGTTAGCACTCAAACTGCCCTGGGTATAGACAACCTCACCGGGCCACCCGAACCTTCGGTGGATGACTTTAACCTTGAAGCCTTTATTCAAGAGCATCAGCAGCAACAACCACAGCAGGAGAGCCAGTCCACACAGGAAAGCAGTCCAGCACGGGACACCGACCTGCTAGACATGTTACTGTCCTTGAACTCATTTATACCAACTTCTAGTCAAAATGTCCCTGCCTCTTCCTCTTTAGATGCACCTTTGTCAGTACCCATGGTCTTGTCAAGTTCCTTCTCTTCTTCGTTGTCCCAATTCACTCCAACGCTCACACCATCCTCGACTTCTTCCTCGtcttcttcctctttctctctccccccTACAGACCAGAACATGCTCCCGTTACCGAACAGCCACTGCAgctctgaagccattataaatgTACGGGAAGTTTTGAACAGCATGCTGCAAAGTGGAACAGAACCACGCCAGTCCGTCATTCAGTACCAACAACCCGAGTGA